The Fodinibius saliphilus genomic interval CACCGGTAATCCTTGAACCGTTGGTAATAACAATATTGTCCACATAGCCTTTTTCTACATATTCCAGGAAGGTGCTATATTTTATCCGGCTGCCATCAGTTGTATTGAAGAAATAAAATTGTATTCCCAACAAAACCAGCAAAAGAATGACATAAATCCATATAGGAAATTTAGGGATTAAGTTATTGTCTTCTTTAGACTTCCTTTGCCCACTATCGTTGTTATCTGATGGCTTTTTTTTGTTCGACATTGAGTCACTTATTAACAATTAAATCTTATCTCAGTAAAGATACGGCAAATTTAATAATTCTGCGTAGCCAATCTGCCACTTTCCTAAATCAATATTTGATAGGCATACCGGCTTACAGAAAATCATTCCCATCTCCTATCATTTAATAGTATAAGAGTTATGAGTCTGACTCATTCTCTTCTCCAAATGTTACTACGCCGCCTTCAGCCTGTTGCATACACAGCCCTTCTTCTTTTTCAGTAATTTTACCAATAACAACAAAGTCCTGAAACTCCTCAGCTAAATCCTCTACTTTTTCTTCAGGAAGGGTAAACATCAGCTCATAGTCTTCTCCACCATACAAAGCATAACGATCAACCTCTTCTCGCATTTCATCGGCAACAGTTCTAGTATCTAATGCAATAGGAAAAGCGGCCTGATAAACATATGCACCGATATCGGAAGCAGCAGTAAGATGCTGTAATTCATTCACCAATCCTTGCGTAATATCAATCATGGAAGTAGGTTTCATATCCAATTCATTAATCTTTTCTATGAAGTCGTTTCGGGCAGCCGGTACAAGCTGTCGTTTAACAACGTATTCATAGTCATCCAGATCAGGCTGAAAAGATGTTTGTTCTTCCTGTTCTTGCCAAAACTTTTTTTCCCGCATCAATATGCGCAGGCCGGCAATTGCACCGCCAAGATCTCCGGTAACACAGATCGCATCGCCTACCTGTGCGCCTTTGCGATAAATAATATTTTCTTTCGATACAGAGCCATAACAGCTAACACTTGTAGACAGTATGTTATGTGATGCTGTAAGGTCTCCACCCACTATTTGAAATTCGTATTCTTTTGATGCCGCACCAATACCTCGATAGATCTCTTTAAGCATATCAACAGATAGCTTATTTGGTACAGCCAGATCTACAAGAACTACTTCAGGAGTACCATTCATAGCATAGATATCACTTACTGCTGCTGTAGCAATCTTATACCCTAAGTGATGAAGAGGCACATAGGTTAAGTCAAAATTAACGCCCTCCAAAAAAGTCTCAGAAGTAGTAAGTTTATATTCAGATTCCCCGTGCAATACGGCAGCATCATCGCCATATCCCATTTTTACCGACGGATGTTCAAAGTCAGCATACTCCATCAGTTCATCAATGAGTTCGGTTCGTCCTAATGATTGTATTGTTCTAAATGAGTCGTCTTTCATAATACTTTTTAATAATAAAAAAGGCAGGCACAGTAACTGTGCTTGCCTTTTAAAAATTTAAGTGAACAAAAATTAAAAATTAGCCACCGCCAGGTTGTTCCTGCTTCGTAGAATAATTTACCCGAAGGGTACCTGCTTCACGGAGCTCTTCCTGAATATCGGTTACTTTACCGAATTCAGCCTCATCGTGTACACGTAGCGACACAATAAGTCTCGGTTCTTCTTTCAACTTATCGTACATTATGTTACGAACAGCAGAAACGTCATCGATAATCGAATCATCGATCTGGATTTTAACTGGTCCCAGTTTATTTCCAGATAACTTCTGCGGTCCTACATAGATGTAGCTAACAAGTCGTTTCTGTTCAATTTTTTCAATGTTTTCTGCTTCAGTAAAGTCTACCTTTACCTGTAATGTAACCTCACGAAGTACCGTTGTCACCATAAAGAAGATGAGCAACATAAATACTACATCAGGCATTGCGGATGTAGGTACATCCTGACTTGTTTTGGCAGACTTTTTCTCAAAATGTCCCATAATTAAATACTCTTATTGATTGGGCTCTGCGATTGAAATTTTCTTAGGATACATGTCTTGTATCTTTTTCTGCTTCTCACTGCCTTCATCCAGCCTTTTATATGGAACCCCATAATTAGACTGTGAAGCTTGGTTTCGAAGCTCGGCATAAGCGCCCATCACTTCATCAAGCATATTGATATAAACATTGTAGGGCGTTGCCCGTTGTGTTTTAATCGATACAATTGCTTTATCGGGTGAATCCGATAAACTAGGATCTTGTCCCCTGTTGGTTACAAAATCCTTCAATTTCTGCTTGACCTGTGTAACAGGCGTTGGTTCTGTTTCCTCTGTCCCCATCAATACTTGCCCTTGCTCGTTCACAAGGATTTTCATCATGTTTCTCTTTTTAATTGGTGGGGGTTCCTGTTCTTCTTCAGGAGCCGGAGGTAACTGTAAACCAATACCCGTATCAACATCAATAGTTGTTACAAGCAGGAAGAAGATAAGTAACAGGAAGGCAATATCTGCCATTCCCGCACCACCGACTTCCGGGTCTTCTCGTTCTCTATCTCTTCCAAACATGGTTAAGTCCTAAATGGTTATAGATTAAAAGTACCGCGAAGGCCGGTAAGTAGCATAAACAAAAACATTACAGCCATCATAAATAACATGGTACCAACTGCTGCTTCAGTGACGGTTCCAGCGATTCCAAAAGCGGCACCGAAAACGACAAAAGGAACAAGCATAGAAATTATCTTTTTCCGGTCCTGCTTGCCTTTAATCATGCTTTGGATCCCGGAAACAACCATTCCTATCACGCCAAGCGCAATCAATCCCAAGCCTAAACCTAGTGCTATAGATACAATCATAATATTAGGTAAGAATTCGTTAAAAAGGTAGTAATTGTCAGACTTATTTTATTCTTCTGCTTCTCCAGAAGTATCTACAATCTGCTCACCTTCTTTGAGCATAACAATAGAGTCAATAAGCGTGATAGAACTTTCTTCCATCTCAGAAATCAGACGATCAATTTTAGAAACACAGTAATTATAACCAATCTGGAGAATAATACCTGCGAGAAGTCCACCTGCAGTTGTCAAAAGTGCTACCTTAATACCACCGGCAACAAGAGTAGGTGAAATATCACCAGCTTCTTCAATTGCATCAAAAGCCTGAATCATTCCTACTACAGTACCGAGGAATCCAAGCAGCGGTGCAATGGCAATAAAGAGAGATAGCCAAACAAGACCTCGCTCAAGGAAACTCATTTCGATAGAGCCATAAGCGGATATTGCTTTTTCAGCAGCTTCGATACCTTCGTCAACACGCATCAACCCCGCTTGGAATACAGAAGCAACAGGCCCTCGTGTTTCAGCACAAAGTTCTTTTGCAGCAGAAACTCCACCTTCTTGGAGAGCTTCTTGCACATCAACAATAAACTTTCGTGTATCAATATCAGCTAGATTTAAGGTGATAATACGCTCCAGGAAAATGGCCAAACCTAAAATCAAGGCGACAAGGACCGGCCACATAAAACCACCCTCATTACCTTCATTAAATTTTTCAACTAGTAAATTAAAAAATCCTTGGTCCACTCCTGCTTGAAGGAAGAAGAGAGTTATAGACGTTGTCATACGATTACTCCGATTAAATTATATTAGTTATCTGTTAATAAGGGCTCACAAAGATGCAAAATGATAGATCATTTTCGCTAAAATGTCAAAGAAGGGAGATCCTTTTTTAAAATAAACTTTTTGTATTAAAAACTTTAACAAATTAGGTGTATTCAGAACTTAATTAATTCCGGTTTGAAACCCACTATTTCTTTTCCCGTACTGTTGCAGTCCAGCATCTAGAAATTGCTGAAACTCATCTTTATCAGCATAACCTATTAGCTGTTCCAGAATTGTTTCATTTTCTGGGTCCAAAACCACATACGTAGGTAATGCAACTGTACCTGTAAGTTCAAACTGAAATCGTTGATTCGCTGGTCCTTCAGATCCATCATCCGTATATAAACGCACCTGCTGCATTTTTGCAAATCGTTTTTTTATTGATTCTCGAGGAAACACATTGGTTTCCATTGCCCGGCAATTGGTGCAAGTATAGCCTGTAAAGTCAATGAATAAAGGTTTATTTTCTTTAACTGCCTTTTCACGTGATTCTTCATAGTTACTCGACCACATTTCAGATTCCGAAGAATTGGCAGAACCGCCTCCAACCTGTGCGAAAGAACGTACTACACTCACATCTGTTGCTTGTTTTGGAGGTAACCAAGCATCCCAGATACCCAGGGATGCCCCCATCAATCCGGGGATCAAATAAAAGCTGAATAATATAAAAGGCATAGCCAACATCAGGCGCCCGGTTCCGATCTGTTTCGGTTTGGTATCGTGATTAATAGAATACATTCCGAGAACATATAATCCTGCTAATAGGAAAATAGCAATCCATGCTGCAATAGCAAATGGTCGTGAAACCAACCCCCACTCCCAAACTAAGTCAGCATTGGATAAAAACTTAATTGCTGCAGCTAACTCTATGAAACCTAAAAGAACTTTTACAATATTCATCCACGATCCACTCTGGGGTAACGATTCCAGCCATCGGGGAAAGAGTGCAAAAATAACGAAGGGACTCGCAAATGCCGCCGAGAAGCCCGCCATACCTATAATGGGATAAAACCACTCTCCTCCCGTAGTAGCAGCTAATACTCCCCCTACAAAAGGTGCTGTACATGAAAATGACACGGCACTAATAGTTAATGCCATAAAGAGAATTCCAATAAGCCCTGAACTTTCATTACTTTTTTGGTTTAGCCAATTGGTCAATTGGTGAGGAAGGCGTAATTCAAAGGCTCCCAACAAACTGACAGCAAAAACTACCAATACGAATGCAATAAAGAGATTAACCCACGGGTTTGCAGCAAACTGGTTAGCCCCTGAAGCCCCTAAAATCAAAGCTAATAAAGCCCCCAAAATAGTAAAGGTCAGAACAATAGCTAGTCCAAAGCCAAGAGCCTGCCATACTGCCTTCCCACTCCCCCCCTCTCCTTCTTTCTGTTTCGAAAAGAAAGAAACCGTTAATGGGATCATTGGAAACACACAAGGAGTTAAAAGTGCTGCAAAACCGGCTGTTAATGCGATCCAAAGAAATGAAAACACACCACTACTTCCTAACCCACTGCTTGAAGCAGTACTACTACCTATTGATCCATCGCTTTTGGAGGAAGAACCTGTAGCTGTTAAAGATTCTTCGCCTTGATCTTCCGTTCCTGCTTGTTCAAAATCCTGGTATGGTTTATCAGAAACCCCTTCAATAGTTATTGAATGGGTAATAGATTTTGTTTTAGGAGGCAGGCAGACCTTATCATCACAAACCTGATAAAGAACTTCAAGATCGATCATTGCCGAACCGGAAACATCTTCTCGAAATGCTACTGGAACAGTAAAGGTAGCCTTACTTGTGTGCCATCCCAGCTCGGTATTAAAGTTCGGGTCCATTTCTATTACTGGTTCCGATTCTGTAACAGTCCCGGCTACAGCCATCTTTTTGTTGGCGGAAGAAAACTGGGTGGGATAGGGCCCTGCGTCAGGGTCATTGGCTACAGAGTAGAGGTGCCACTTTCCATCAATAGAAGCTTTAATGGTCAGGTCAAACACCTCCCCCGCCTTCACTGTTTCAGGAGCATCTGTTACCGAATATGAGACAGGATCTAACATCTGTCCTTGAACAAAAAATGGGGATAACACCATTACGATGATCCCCATTATCTTACTAATCGAATTTTTCATTACCAAGAGGTTAAATTGAACGCAAAGCGCTTTATTTTTTAACCACCCAAACTTTAATCTGTGCTTTAATCTCACTAATTAAAGTAACAGTGGCGGTGTATTCACCTAATGTTTTGATGTCTTGGTCTAGTTCAATCTTACGCTTATCGACGTTAATATCTCGTTCTTCCAGTGCATCTGCAACGTCTTGATTGGTTACTGAACCGTGAATCCGTTCATCTTCTCCTACAGCAACAGGAATTGTTACCGAAGTAGTTTCCAGACGCTCTGCCAATTCCTGAGCATTTTCTACTGTAACTTCAGCACGACGTTCTGCTTGTTCTTTCATTGTTTCAACCTGCTTGAGAGCACCGTCGGTGGCCATAATTGCCTTTCCTTGGGGTATCAAGTAGTTGCGGCCGTATCCGGCTTTTACTTCTACGATGTCGCCGGCATCACCGAGCTTATTAACATCTTCTCTTAAAATTAACTTCATGTATTTATTAGCCATGGGAATAGAAAATCTTTGTTATCGAAGGTTATCTGCTACATATGGAATCAAACCGAGGAATCGTGCTCGCTTAATAGCTCGCGACAACTGGCGCTGATATTTAGCACTCGTTCCGGTTACACGACGGGGAAGAATCTTTCCCTGATCATTCATAAAACGCTGTAGCAAATCAGTGTTTTTATAGTCGATATATTCAATGCCCGCTTTCGAAAACTTGCACTCACGGGTCTTAATATGCCCTTTCTTTGGGTGTGATGGATTCTTAATCATAATAGAAAATTGTTGTATTTATTGAGATAAATTAATCTTCGTCGTTTTCTTCTTCATCTTGCTCTTCGACAAAGACCGGAGGTACTTCATTTTTACGCTGCATTTCACGATGACGCAACATTTTAGCATCATACTTCAACGTTAGATAACGCATAATATGATCATCAATGCGAAGTGCTCGTTCTAACTTCTCAATAAGTTCTCCGGGCGCAGTAAAATAAGCGTTTACGTAATAGCCGCTGGACTTATTATCCATTTCAAACTCAAACTTGCGGATTCCCCATTCATCAACTTCATCAATCTCACCATCATTATCTCTGATAAACTTGGTGAATTTTTCGACGATACCTTCATACTCATCGTCTTCTAGAACGGGACTTATTATATATGTTAATTCGTAATAGTTTCTACTCATAGGATATGTTTTCCTTTGGTTGTTCCTTAATTGAAACAGCCGACGTGGTGACTTTCACTCGTCAGCAGGCACGCAAAAATAAGCTTTTTTAATGCTAATTCCAATCCCTAAAATTCAATAACCATCGCTATTCTAAGGGTCGTAATGTCAGTATCGCCTGCAGGGTACTTTTTAGAAAAAAGCATTTTTTGACTTTAAACTTCATTTCCAGTTTAATTAGTATGATGTTATTGAAAGTTTTTTTCTAGAACTTGCTCTTTATACCCCGATTATTTTGATTCACAGGTAGGATCAAAGCATCATAAATAATACGTTGGCTAACTATTTTTACAATCCCTGTAATGGGATTTAAAAACTTTTAAGTATCATGGGCAGCCATTCCCTGTTTGAACAGGGTGCTACTCTATTTTCGCTGGATATTATTGGAGGTCTCACCAAAGTTAAATCTACGTCCTTAAAAATAGATATAAGAGAATTTCCAAACACAAAATATTTTCAATGGCAGACTCCTCTCAAATAACTCAGCTTTTAAATGACATTGAAGAAGGTTCTGAAGAAACATATAACGAACTTTTTCCCCTAGTCTACCAGAAGCTCAAGCAGCTGGCTTATTCTAACTTACAAGATGAAAGAGACGATATTACTTATACCAAGACTGCTCTTGTTCATGAAATGAAGTATATCTAAAACTAGTACAGCAAGGAGAGCTGAAAGTAGCCAATAAAAATCACTTTTTGGCTATCGCCGCGCGTTGCATGCGACAAATACTTGTTGACCATGCCCGTAAAAACAGGCAGAAAAAAGGGGAGCCGACAACCGGGATATTACGTTCATCGATGAGCTGTTAAAAGTACAAGAAGAATCTGAGCATATAGTTGAGTTGGACAAAAAACTCAAAGAACTTGGGGAAATAGATGAACGAATGGCCCAGATTGTCACACTTCGTTTTTTGGGACAGATGACGGTCTATTCCACAGCCAAAGCATTGGATATATCGGAATGGACGGTAAAACGAGACTGGGCTAAAGCACGCGGATGGTTATATAAAGAATTAAAATCGGGGTTATAACAAAAATCATTTCCATGAATAAATAAGAGTGGAAAGAGATCTATGAGATTCTTGACACGGCCTTAGACTTAGATAAAAATAAAAGACTTACCTACATCCAAAAGCGATGCCAGGGAGTACCAAAACTCAAAAAAAAAGGTAACCGCTCTTCTAGAATCAATTGATAAATCTGGCACTGAAGAGTTTTTAGAGGAACCTCAAGCCTTTCCCAATCATTTAGCTGCTGATTTTTCAAAACACAATAAAAAAAGATCAAAAACCTTCCTTAATTAGAGATATAATAGGAAATTACAAGATTATCGAACTGATCGACCATGGGGGAATGGGATCAGTTTTTTTGACAGAACGGGTTGTTGGAGCCTACAATAAGAAAGTAGCGTTAAAACTACTACAACGTGGTATGAGCACCCCGTCTAATATTGCTCGATTTAAACGTGAACGAAATATACTAGCCAGCCTTAACCATCCTAATATTGTAAAAACTTCTTGACGGAGGCGTTACTGATAACGGACTACCTTATCTCGTCATGGAATACATTGAAGGTATTCCACTCCTGGAGTATTGCCAAAAGCATCAACTCCCTTTTGGACAAGCGGCTACAGTTGTTTCAAACAGTATGTCAGGCTGTAAAACATGCACATAGAAATGCCATAATCCATCGTGATTTAAAACCCTCTAATATTTATGTCACCGACAGCGGCACCGTAAAAATACTTGATTTCGGTATTGCTAAACTTCTAGTACAAAGATTCCGGAGATGCACTTTTATTAAGAACGCGCACTAGTGACCATATGCTTACCCTGGGTTATGGTGCCCCGGAACAGTTTAGTAATGAAGCAATTACTACAGTAACTGATACTTATACTCTGGGGATACTTCTATATGAGCTGCTAACCGACAAGCATCCTTTCAATATCAAAGATAAAAAGCCATCGCGGATTGAGAATTTAATTCTCAGAAAATCTCCTGAAACCCCATCAAAAAATATTCAAAAACTAAGCAAAGATGAACGAACAGAGATTGCATCACTCAGAGATACGACACCTTTATCTTTGATTCAAACGCTTACAGGAGATCTTGACGCCTTGGTAATGGAAAGCATGGCGCAAAGAATTCAAGGATCGGTATCCTTCGGTTGAACAACTGCTTGAAGACCTCAACAGGTACAATCAATTCCTCTTATCGCTCAACGTGATACATTTCAATACAGGATCAAAAAATTTGTTAGTCGAAACAGTCGTATTATTGTAGCTTCAATGCTAGCTATTGTTACAATAGTTGGATTGGGGATATATCATATCAACACAATTGAAGAAGAGCGTCAGATTGCTGAAATGGAGGCGCAAAAAGCCCAAACTGTTACGGAAGTATTAGGTCGAAATATTCAGGACATCCAATCCTCGTTCCACTGATTATGAAGGCAAGAATTTGTCGGCGAAAGAACTGCTCACTAATTCCAGTAATACCATCACCGATGATCTTCAAGATCGACCTGATGTTTATGTGAAAGTACTCTTAGCCAAAGGGGAAGTTTTAAAAGGCATTGATGCATACCAAGAAGCGGAATCTAACTATCGTAAAGCGTTAGAGTGGAGTTCTGAAACAACTCATCCAATTGAAAATAAAGTAAAAACCAATGTGCTCCTTGGGGATTTGTACACAGATTGGAATAAAGGCCAGCAGGAGACTGTGGAATTTGCTCAAAGGGCTCATAACCAACTGAAAAACATGGAATCCCCACCGCCTGCTTTGAAAGCTTCCGTTATAGGTCTCCGGGCTCATGTAATCTCTTCAGAATTGAAAGATTACGAAAAAGGTAATCTATATTTCGAAAAAGCGGATAGCATTTATAAAAAGGCAGGTTTAGATCAATCCTATGAATATATGAACATGCTCACCGGTTATGGCCGAACACTTCTCTATGTCTTCAATTTCACAAAGTCAGAGCAAGTACTGTTAAAGTCAAATCGAATACATCGAAAGACCTTGGATCGTCCCACCCTCACGGTAGCGGAAAATTACAAATTCTTGGGGTGGACAAATCGAAAGTTAGGTAATTTTGAACAATCAAACCGGTATTTCAGGAAATCGATTGCATTAAAACAAAAATTAACTGGTGAGGAAACACTACAAACCGCCATTCCGATGTATCACCTTGCTCGGAACTATACACTCTCCGGAGAGTACGAAAAGTCGGAACGTTTGGCCAAGCAAGTCTTGCAAATATATCAGAAAAACCTAGAGCCGGGTAATCAATATATTTTGCAAGCCAAAAATTATATAGGAACTGCAAAATACCATCTCGGAAATTATTCCGCAGCCGAACGGTCACACAAGGATATCATCAAACAGAGTAACCAAGCCATGCATAAAGCCGGAGTTAAGCCGAACTTAGCATTAGTCTATCAGCACACCGATCGCTTAAATGAGGCGATTACCTTGCTTGAGGAAAGTATCAACGTGAATGAGAAGTATTTGGATCATCAGAGTCGGGTTGTAGCCGTAGATATGATTAAATTAGCCGCCATTTACCGGGAGCTGGATAAATAGGATCAGGCAGAAAATTATTTTGACCAAGCTAAATCAATACTGAAAAAAGAGGTGGCAGCTAATCACTACCGCATGGGTGAATTTCATTTGCGATACGGTAGATTAAAATTAGAAAGCGGTCACTAAAAACAAGCAAGCAATCATTTTAGCAAAGCCTATACTATATTTCGCGATTGCTTCGGTGAGGAAAGCCCCAGAACGCAACAGGCTCAATCCCAATTGATAGCCCTTGGGCAGGCGTAAGACTCTGCATTTTCTTTACAGTAAAGCGCCTGATGGGGAAGGTTAAATTTGCCTATTTCACACAGGTTAACTTATGAATTATCGTTTTGGAGTTTACCTCCCAGCTATAAATATGGGGAAAGCAAATCAAAAGGTTGAGCTACCCGATTATTAATCATAAAAATACTTAGCCACCAATTAATGCAACCCAATCGTTGGTATAATAGGAAGTAATAAGATTATGCAAATCACCAAATGCAATGCCAAAATACACCGTTAAAACGGCGAGCACAATCAATGTAGAACGGAATAATAATCCTGACTGTACAAGAGGTACATCTTTATGAGGCTCACGGAAATACATATAAACCATAGGACGCAGATAGTAGTACACACTTGCAGCACTTGCAAGTACACCAATAATAGCCAGTGCTATATATCCTGCGTCAATAGCCGCAGCAAAAACCATGTATTTTCCAATAAACCCTACAAATGGCGGTATGCCGGCTAATGAGAATAGGAAAAAGGAAAGCAACACTCCCATAAGCGGGCGTTTAAAACCAAGTCCGGCATAGTTGTTTACATCAGTAAAGTCGAGTCCTTGTTGACGTTCATAATATGCTACTACACCAAAAGCACCAACGTTCATGATGGTATAAGCTAACAAGTAAAAGAGCACCGCACTATAACCTGCGGTAGTACCTGCAGCCAATCCTACCAATAAGTAACCGGCATGAGCTATACTGGAATAAGCGAGCATTCTTTTGATATTGTCTTGGACAAGGGCAATAAGATTGCCTAATATCATCGTAAGAATAGCAATAACTTCAATTACTTCTCCCCACTCTGCTGTTTCTGCCGGAATCATCTTGGAAAGGATGATCATGAGTGCAATAAAAGAGGCTGACTTTGAAGCTGTGGCCATATAAGCCGTGAGTGTAGTCGGTGTCCCCTGATAAACATCGGGCGTCCACATATGGAAAGGTACAGCAGAAATCTTAAAGAAAAATCCAGTTAGCAGTAACGCCGCCCCGGCTACAAATAAAAGATCGGTACTGGCTGCTTCAGCGATAGCAGGTAGCGATAGTGAGCCTGTAGCACCATACAAAAGAGCCATTCCATAAAGTAAGAAACCCGTAGAAAATGCTCCCAGTAGAAAATATTTTAGTGACGCCTCGGCTCCGGTTTTTCGCTGCTTAAATATTCCTGCAAGCACATACAGGCAAATAGACATTGTTTCTACCCCTATAAAGATCATGACAAGATCGTTGGCACTGGCCAAAGCGACCATTCCCGTTGTAGCAAAAAGTACCATCGCATACACTTCACCAAAATCGTGGTCTATGGCACTTAAGTATTCTCTGGATATCAATACACAAAACAGAGAACCAAAAAGAATAACAGCATTACCAAAAGCAGTAACACCGCCATACGTTATCATGCCGGAAAAAGCGATACCAGCAGGTTCGAACATATCAATTACTGACAATACCAGTGCGGCCAATAATGACACTACGGAAAGACCGTAAATGGCATCATGATCATCTTTATAAGAATCAATGACAATTCCGATAAGTCCGGCAACACCAACAATGATGCCGGGTAAAAAAGCGTTTATATCGTGTAAGTAATCCATGCAGCTAATTAGTTATACAGTGACTCGATGGTTTTTGCGAGCGTAATATCTTTTTCGGTAACTTTTCCGCCGGCATCATGTGTACTCAGCGAGATGTTAACCGTATTATAAACATTAAAGATTTCTGGGTGATGAACCTGTTCTTCAGCTTCAAAGGCGATACGATTAATAAAAGCTATCGCATCACGAAAATTATCAAAACCAAACTCCTTGCTGATCTTATCATTCGCATGTTCCCAATCAGAGAGACCTCCAAGTTCATCTGCAATCTTGTCGTCAGAAAGTGGTTCAGCCATTGTACTATCTGTTTTTAGTTTTAGATGCTAATTCATCTGTAACATCATACAATGTTGAAGCCCATTGCGGTAGTTCCTGAGAGTTTGCGGAACGTTTAATTGCCATTCTTTTTTCATTGGATGATTCAAGCAGCTCCTGAACTTGTGCTTCAGAGTACTGGGTGAAATCAAGAGGCCTGATACCAATCCAAACCATAAAAATCACTAATGGCACCAAGAGTCCGATTTCTCGTGCATTCAGATCTACCAGTTTTTCATTTTTCTCATGCTTCAACGGACCAAACATTACGCGTTGATACATCCAAAGCATATAAACCGCTGCTAAAATCACTCCCAAAGCGGCGAATACTACAAAAGCATTTTGCGGAAGTACTTCAGAGCTAAAGGTTCCATTAAGAATCAAGAACTCACCAATAAATCCGTTTAATCCGGGTAACCCAATAGATGCAAGGGTTGCGATCATAAACATAACCGCAAAGACGGGAACAACCTTAGCTATGCCACCGTAGTCTTTGATTTGCCGTGTATGGGTGCGGTCATAAATCATTCCTACAATCAGGAATAACGCTCCTGTTGAAAGACCGTGATTAATCATTTGAATAAGTGCTCCCTGAACAGCAATAGTATTAAAGGCAAAGAGTCCCAACACTACAAACCCAAGGTGACTAACTGAGGAATAGGCTACCAGTTTTTTTACATCTTTCTGTACCATTGCAACCAAGGCACCATAAATAATTCCGATCACTGCCAATGTTGCCATATATGGAGCAAATTCTACGAACGCATTGGGGAACAATGGCAAACAAATGCGCAACAGTCCATATGTTCCCATCTTCAACATAATAGCTGCTAACACTACCGAACCGGCTGTTGGCGCTTCTGTATGCGCATATGGCAACCAGGTATGGAAGGGGAATAGCGGAACCTTAATACAAAAGGCTAAGGAAAA includes:
- a CDS encoding ECF-type sigma factor produces the protein MADSSQITQLLNDIEEGSEETYNELFPLVYQKLKQLAYSNLQDERDDITYTKTALVHEMKYI
- a CDS encoding ECF-type sigma factor gives rise to the protein MKVANKNHFLAIAARCMRQILVDHARKNRQKKGEPTTGILRSSMSC
- a CDS encoding protein kinase domain-containing protein; the protein is MDKRLQLFQTVCQAVKHAHRNAIIHRDLKPSNIYVTDSGTVKILDFGIAKLLVQRFRRCTFIKNAH
- a CDS encoding protein kinase domain-containing protein, giving the protein MLTLGYGAPEQFSNEAITTVTDTYTLGILLYELLTDKHPFNIKDKKPSRIENLILRKSPETPSKNIQKLSKDERTEIASLRDTTPLSLIQTLTGDLDALVMESMAQRIQGSVSFG
- a CDS encoding tetratricopeptide repeat protein, whose translation is MSAKELLTNSSNTITDDLQDRPDVYVKVLLAKGEVLKGIDAYQEAESNYRKALEWSSETTHPIENKVKTNVLLGDLYTDWNKGQQETVEFAQRAHNQLKNMESPPPALKASVIGLRAHVISSELKDYEKGNLYFEKADSIYKKAGLDQSYEYMNMLTGYGRTLLYVFNFTKSEQVLLKSNRIHRKTLDRPTLTVAENYKFLGWTNRKLGNFEQSNRYFRKSIALKQKLTGEETLQTAIPMYHLARNYTLSGEYEKSERLAKQVLQIYQKNLEPGNQYILQAKNYIGTAKYHLGNYSAAERSHKDIIKQSNQAMHKAGVKPNLALVYQHTDRLNEAITLLEESINVNEKYLDHQSRVVAVDMIKLAAIYRELDK
- a CDS encoding NADH-quinone oxidoreductase subunit N — encoded protein: MDYLHDINAFLPGIIVGVAGLIGIVIDSYKDDHDAIYGLSVVSLLAALVLSVIDMFEPAGIAFSGMITYGGVTAFGNAVILFGSLFCVLISREYLSAIDHDFGEVYAMVLFATTGMVALASANDLVMIFIGVETMSICLYVLAGIFKQRKTGAEASLKYFLLGAFSTGFLLYGMALLYGATGSLSLPAIAEAASTDLLFVAGAALLLTGFFFKISAVPFHMWTPDVYQGTPTTLTAYMATASKSASFIALMIILSKMIPAETAEWGEVIEVIAILTMILGNLIALVQDNIKRMLAYSSIAHAGYLLVGLAAGTTAGYSAVLFYLLAYTIMNVGAFGVVAYYERQQGLDFTDVNNYAGLGFKRPLMGVLLSFFLFSLAGIPPFVGFIGKYMVFAAAIDAGYIALAIIGVLASAASVYYYLRPMVYMYFREPHKDVPLVQSGLLFRSTLIVLAVLTVYFGIAFGDLHNLITSYYTNDWVALIGG
- a CDS encoding 4a-hydroxytetrahydrobiopterin dehydratase — translated: MAEPLSDDKIADELGGLSDWEHANDKISKEFGFDNFRDAIAFINRIAFEAEEQVHHPEIFNVYNTVNISLSTHDAGGKVTEKDITLAKTIESLYN
- a CDS encoding complex I subunit 4 family protein encodes the protein MELLLNICIYLPLVGIAAILAARSDKATKWISLIVTTATFALSLPLLFNFDIANSATAQYLTEGNPLLTGLDIKYLLGLDGLSLLLFMLTTLMGPIVILSSWDSVKKHLAGYYSMLLLLQTASMGVFASLDLIVFYVFFELSLIPMYFLIGIWGGKNRIHATVKFFIYTLVGSLIMLVGLIYVGYDAGTFIDGYQFTTDWRFLSGDTYQIGLVEQTYLFLAFSLAFCIKVPLFPFHTWLPYAHTEAPTAGSVVLAAIMLKMGTYGLLRICLPLFPNAFVEFAPYMATLAVIGIIYGALVAMVQKDVKKLVAYSSVSHLGFVVLGLFAFNTIAVQGALIQMINHGLSTGALFLIVGMIYDRTHTRQIKDYGGIAKVVPVFAVMFMIATLASIGLPGLNGFIGEFLILNGTFSSEVLPQNAFVVFAALGVILAAVYMLWMYQRVMFGPLKHEKNEKLVDLNAREIGLLVPLVIFMVWIGIRPLDFTQYSEAQVQELLESSNEKRMAIKRSANSQELPQWASTLYDVTDELASKTKNR